From Triticum urartu cultivar G1812 chromosome 2, Tu2.1, whole genome shotgun sequence, a single genomic window includes:
- the LOC125540388 gene encoding putative disease resistance RPP13-like protein 1 isoform X3, with amino-acid sequence MADPVTAAAAAIGWGLKAVGWVASPVISDLFKKCSSFVSFDTSEKLRKLEPKIFLLERVMEMMAESPHRVRLQQLFEDLKTAFYEAEDILDDVEYHRLKKEVQDYELTSDGPPSTMDLLKHKVQSLAVSPLTNKETGMSKKQLKRSLEKIEKVINEAHQILEWLNLPTVNKGQPSAANACTTATSPVKVIGRDEDRDKIIEMLHQNASHGKTNMNSSLCYSVVGIHGIAGSGKSTLAQFVFAQEEKDKLAEKDGHFDILLWVHVSQKPSIEAIYRRMFEAIEGYDCELNSLDRLQQELKDILTSKRFFLVLDDVWCNKDVGEQNLPQLLSPFKIGKRGSKILATSRNVDAFSDLGPDVRCANFPISDLGDSMFLELFMYHALGDRHADDGVGSTLWNIGVHIAKKLKRSPLAASTVGGQLRKRKNVEFWRRARDRDLLNETMGALSWSYQHLNEQIRQCFAYCSMFPRGHHFRPNVLLKLWVAEGFIRSTNAGKEMEDVGQDYFDELVSISFLQYGGKESCGEDYYLMHDLMYDLAERIAGHDCFRIEDGWTGEIPPGVRHLFIDTYNGEKLAMKIFQLENLRTLIIKVIKLWTPRDEEVFKNIIMRLQKLRVLNVTFGLTWHVNFLEPIGVKHIRHLTYRIGKSHGLILPRTFKKLHHIQTLDFGNCKRLSLSKDEVGINLVSLRHVGNASILKLVNIARSTSLQELGPYFTVSKERGCNIKHLRDLNQLRGRLRIRGVENVKSSEEALEAKLADKERLTELELCWDCDQESCNPEVEVEVLEGLCPPKDLEKLELCGYNGARYPNWMVGRQNGGLKCLQVLKLWKCSLGPAPVFEVFTLLRVLSLSACIWVTLPDNMVRLKSLEELSIELCQNIQSLPALPHSLKKLSIKYCKNIRSLPVLPQSLEELSIDYCPNIQSLPVLPQALTKLSTVDCPNIQSPPELLRSLEEFEV; translated from the exons ATGGCGGATCCGgtgactgctgctgctgctgccatagGATGGGGCCTGAAAGCCGTAGGCTGGGTCGCCTCGCCGGTCATCTCCGACCTTTTCAAGAAATGCTCCTCCTTCGTCAGCTTTGACACATCGGAGAAGCTGAGAAAACTTGAGCCGAAGATTTTTCTGCTGGAGCGGGTGATGGAGATGATGGCGGAGAGCCCTCACAGGGTTCGTCTCCAGCAGCTGTTCGAGGACCTCAAGACTGCTTTCTACGAAGCTGAAGACATCTTGGATGATGTTGAGTATCATCGCCTCAAGAAGGAGGTCCAAGATTACGAGCTCACCTCAGACGGGCCTCCAAGTACCATGGATTTGCTGAAGCACAAGGTCCAGTCCCTGGCCGTCTCCCCCCTAACAAATAAG GAGACTGGTATGTCCAAAAAGCAATTAAAACGGAGCCTGGAGAAAATAGAAAAGGTTATAAATGAAGCACACCAAATTTTGGAATGGCTGAACTTGCCCACTGTAAATAAGGGACAGCCTAGTGCAGCCAATGCATGTACCACTGCAACTTCCCCAGTAAAGGTAATTGGTCGAGATGAGGATCGTGACAAGATCATAGAAATGCTTCATCAGAATGCCAGTCATGGTAAGACAAACATGAATAGCAGTCTATGTTATTCTGTTGTTGGAATTCATGGCATAGCTGGATCTGGGAAATCAACCCTTGCACAGTTTGTTTTTGCCCAGGAAGAAAAAGACAAGCTAGCCGAAAAAGATGGCCATTTTGACATTCTATTATGGGTTCATGTCTCTCAAAAACCTAGCATCGAGGCCATTTACAGGCGAATGTTTGAGGCAATTGAAGGATATGATTGTGAACTTAATAGTCTTGATAGGCTACAACAAGAACTGAAGGATATCCTGACTAGCAAAAGGTTTTTCTTGGTACTAGATGATGTCTGGTGCAACAAGGATGTTGGCGAGCAGAATCTGCCACAATTACTTTCTCCATTCAAGATTGGAAAGAGAGGAAGCAAGATCCTAGCGACAAGTCGAAATGTAGATGCCTTCTCGGATCTTGGTCCTGATGTGAGATGTGCCAATTTTCCAATTAGTGACTTGGGTGATAGTATGTTCCTTGAGCTATTCATGTACCATGCACTTGGAGATAGGCACGCAGACGATGGAGTTGGGAGCACACTCTGGAATATTGGGGTTCACATTGCAAAAAAGCTTAAGAGGTCACCTCTAGCAGCCAGTACAGTGGGAGGACAACTACGTAAAAGAAAAAATGTTGAGTTTTGGAGAAGAGCTAGAGATCGGGACTTACTGAACGAGACAATGGGAGCTCTATCATGGAGCTACCAGCATCTTAATGAGCAGATTAGACAATGCTTTGCCTACTGTAGTATGTTCCCCAGAGGGCATCATTTCAGACCTAATGTGTTACTTAAGTTGTGGGTGGCAGAAGGGTTTATAAGAAGTACTAATGCAGGTAAGGAAATGGAAGATGTTGGTCAGGATTACTTTGATGAACTTGTGTCAATCTCATTTCTGCAATATGGGGGAAAGGAGTCCTGCGGTGAGGACTACTATTTAATGCATGATCTGATGTATGATTTAGCAGAGAGGATCGCTGGACACGATTGCTTTAGAATTGAGGATGGATGGACAGGAGAAATTCCTCCAGGTGTTCGCCATCTTTTTATTGATACTTATAATGGGGAGAAGCTTGCCATGAAGATTTTTCAACTGGAAAATTTACGCACTCTCATCATTAAAGTTATCAAATTATGGACACCACGTGATGAAGAAGTTTTCAAGAATATAATCATGAGGCTGCAAAAATTGCGGGTACTGAACGTGACTTTTGGTTTGACTTGGCATGTCAATTTCTTAGAACCTATTGGTGTCAAGCATATACGTCACCTTACTTACAGGATCGGCAAATCACATGGTCTCATTTTACCAAGGACCTTTAAAAAACTTCACCACATTCAGACACTTGATTTTGGTAATTGCAAACGTCTTTCGCTCTCCAAAGATGAAGTTGGGATTAATTTGGTTAGCTTGCGGCATGTAGGGAATGCCAGCATTTTGAAGTTGGTGAACATTGCCAGGTCGACATCACTCCAAGAGTTAGGACCATACTTCACAGTAAGTAAGGAAAGAGGTTGCAATATAAAACATCTGAGGGATCTAAACCAGCTTCGTGGCCGTCTGCGCATTAGAGGTGTTGAAAATGTTAAAAGCAGTGAGGAAGCTCTTGAAGCCAAGCTAGCTGATAAGGAGCGACTCACCGAGCTAGAACTATGCTGGGATTGTGATCAGGAGAGCTGCAATCCAGAAGTTGAAGTAGAGGTACTTGAGGGTCTATGCCCTCCGAAGGATCTTGAAAAACTGGAACTCTGCGGGTACAATGGAGCGAGATACCCTAATTGGATGGTGGGTAGGCAGAACGGTGGCTTAAAGTGCCTGCAAGTACTTAAGCTCTGGAAATGCAGCTTAGGGCCTGCTCCCGTTTTTGAGGTCTTCACTCTACTTCGTGTCCTCTCTCTTTCGGCATGCATCTGGGTGACCTTACCAGATAACATGGTGCGCCTGAAATCACTCGAGGAACTGTCCATTGAATTATGTCAGAATATCCAGTCTCTTCCAGCCCTGCCCCACTCACTCAAGAAACTGTCCATCAAATATTGTAAGAATATTCGGTCTCTTCCAGTACTGCCCCAGTCCCTTGAGGAATTGTCCATCGATTATTGCCCGAATATTCAGTCTCTTCCAGTGCTGCCCCAGGCCCTCACGAAACTGTCCACTGTTGATTGCCCGAATATCCAGTCGCCTCCAGAACTGCTCCGGTCCCTTGAGGAGTTTGAAGTTTGA
- the LOC125540388 gene encoding putative disease resistance RPP13-like protein 1 isoform X2: MCHTFGRNAPHRLRHRRRRQKSRHTDSSNLLQSLSAVPYLLLPRNRAPISRVSPPTCFGRRFCPSPLPALPLMADPVTAAAAAIGWGLKAVGWVASPVISDLFKKCSSFVSFDTSEKLRKLEPKIFLLERVMEMMAESPHRVRLQQLFEDLKTAFYEAEDILDDVEYHRLKKEVQDYELTSDGPPSTMDLLKHKVQSLAVSPLTNKETGMSKKQLKRSLEKIEKVINEAHQILEWLNLPTVNKGQPSAANACTTATSPVKVIGRDEDRDKIIEMLHQNASHGKTNMNSSLCYSVVGIHGIAGSGKSTLAQFVFAQEEKDKLAEKDGHFDILLWVHVSQKPSIEAIYRRMFEAIEGYDCELNSLDRLQQELKDILTSKRFFLVLDDVWCNKDVGEQNLPQLLSPFKIGKRGSKILATSRNVDAFSDLGPDVRCANFPISDLGDSMFLELFMYHALGDRHADDGVGSTLWNIGVHIAKKLKRSPLAASTVGGQLRKRKNVEFWRRARDRDLLNETMGALSWSYQHLNEQIRQCFAYCSMFPRGHHFRPNVLLKLWVAEGFIRSTNAGKEMEDVGQDYFDELVSISFLQYGGKESCGEDYYLMHDLMYDLAERIAGHDCFRIEDGWTGEIPPGVRHLFIDTYNGEKLAMKIFQLENLRTLIIKVIKLWTPRDEEVFKNIIMRLQKLRVLNVTFGLTWHVNFLEPIGVKHIRHLTYRIGKSHGLILPRTFKKLHHIQTLDFGNCKRLSLSKDEVGINLVSLRHVGNASILKLVNIARSTSLQELGPYFTVSKERGCNIKHLRDLNQLRGRLRIRGVENVKSSEEALEAKLADKERLTELELCWDCDQESCNPEVEVEVLEGLCPPKDLEKLELCGYNGARYPNWMVGRQNGGLKCLQVLKLWKCSLGPAPVFEVFTLLRVLSLSACIWVTLPDNMVRLKSLEELSIELCQNIQSLPALPHSLKKLSIKYCKNIRSLPVLPQSLEELSIDYCPNIQSLPVLPQALTKLSTVDCPNIQSPPELLRSLEEFEV, from the exons atgtgtcacacttttGGCCGCAATGCACCCCATCGTCTccggcaccgccgccgccgccagaaATCGAGGCACACCGACTCCAGCAACCTCCTCCAGTCCTTGAGCGCCGTCCCCTACCTCCTCCTCCCACGGAATCGAGCCCCCATCAGCCGAGTGTCTCCCCCGACCTGCTTCGGCCGCCGGTTTTGCCCCTCACCGCTTCCGGCCTTG CCTCTAATGGCGGATCCGgtgactgctgctgctgctgccatagGATGGGGCCTGAAAGCCGTAGGCTGGGTCGCCTCGCCGGTCATCTCCGACCTTTTCAAGAAATGCTCCTCCTTCGTCAGCTTTGACACATCGGAGAAGCTGAGAAAACTTGAGCCGAAGATTTTTCTGCTGGAGCGGGTGATGGAGATGATGGCGGAGAGCCCTCACAGGGTTCGTCTCCAGCAGCTGTTCGAGGACCTCAAGACTGCTTTCTACGAAGCTGAAGACATCTTGGATGATGTTGAGTATCATCGCCTCAAGAAGGAGGTCCAAGATTACGAGCTCACCTCAGACGGGCCTCCAAGTACCATGGATTTGCTGAAGCACAAGGTCCAGTCCCTGGCCGTCTCCCCCCTAACAAATAAG GAGACTGGTATGTCCAAAAAGCAATTAAAACGGAGCCTGGAGAAAATAGAAAAGGTTATAAATGAAGCACACCAAATTTTGGAATGGCTGAACTTGCCCACTGTAAATAAGGGACAGCCTAGTGCAGCCAATGCATGTACCACTGCAACTTCCCCAGTAAAGGTAATTGGTCGAGATGAGGATCGTGACAAGATCATAGAAATGCTTCATCAGAATGCCAGTCATGGTAAGACAAACATGAATAGCAGTCTATGTTATTCTGTTGTTGGAATTCATGGCATAGCTGGATCTGGGAAATCAACCCTTGCACAGTTTGTTTTTGCCCAGGAAGAAAAAGACAAGCTAGCCGAAAAAGATGGCCATTTTGACATTCTATTATGGGTTCATGTCTCTCAAAAACCTAGCATCGAGGCCATTTACAGGCGAATGTTTGAGGCAATTGAAGGATATGATTGTGAACTTAATAGTCTTGATAGGCTACAACAAGAACTGAAGGATATCCTGACTAGCAAAAGGTTTTTCTTGGTACTAGATGATGTCTGGTGCAACAAGGATGTTGGCGAGCAGAATCTGCCACAATTACTTTCTCCATTCAAGATTGGAAAGAGAGGAAGCAAGATCCTAGCGACAAGTCGAAATGTAGATGCCTTCTCGGATCTTGGTCCTGATGTGAGATGTGCCAATTTTCCAATTAGTGACTTGGGTGATAGTATGTTCCTTGAGCTATTCATGTACCATGCACTTGGAGATAGGCACGCAGACGATGGAGTTGGGAGCACACTCTGGAATATTGGGGTTCACATTGCAAAAAAGCTTAAGAGGTCACCTCTAGCAGCCAGTACAGTGGGAGGACAACTACGTAAAAGAAAAAATGTTGAGTTTTGGAGAAGAGCTAGAGATCGGGACTTACTGAACGAGACAATGGGAGCTCTATCATGGAGCTACCAGCATCTTAATGAGCAGATTAGACAATGCTTTGCCTACTGTAGTATGTTCCCCAGAGGGCATCATTTCAGACCTAATGTGTTACTTAAGTTGTGGGTGGCAGAAGGGTTTATAAGAAGTACTAATGCAGGTAAGGAAATGGAAGATGTTGGTCAGGATTACTTTGATGAACTTGTGTCAATCTCATTTCTGCAATATGGGGGAAAGGAGTCCTGCGGTGAGGACTACTATTTAATGCATGATCTGATGTATGATTTAGCAGAGAGGATCGCTGGACACGATTGCTTTAGAATTGAGGATGGATGGACAGGAGAAATTCCTCCAGGTGTTCGCCATCTTTTTATTGATACTTATAATGGGGAGAAGCTTGCCATGAAGATTTTTCAACTGGAAAATTTACGCACTCTCATCATTAAAGTTATCAAATTATGGACACCACGTGATGAAGAAGTTTTCAAGAATATAATCATGAGGCTGCAAAAATTGCGGGTACTGAACGTGACTTTTGGTTTGACTTGGCATGTCAATTTCTTAGAACCTATTGGTGTCAAGCATATACGTCACCTTACTTACAGGATCGGCAAATCACATGGTCTCATTTTACCAAGGACCTTTAAAAAACTTCACCACATTCAGACACTTGATTTTGGTAATTGCAAACGTCTTTCGCTCTCCAAAGATGAAGTTGGGATTAATTTGGTTAGCTTGCGGCATGTAGGGAATGCCAGCATTTTGAAGTTGGTGAACATTGCCAGGTCGACATCACTCCAAGAGTTAGGACCATACTTCACAGTAAGTAAGGAAAGAGGTTGCAATATAAAACATCTGAGGGATCTAAACCAGCTTCGTGGCCGTCTGCGCATTAGAGGTGTTGAAAATGTTAAAAGCAGTGAGGAAGCTCTTGAAGCCAAGCTAGCTGATAAGGAGCGACTCACCGAGCTAGAACTATGCTGGGATTGTGATCAGGAGAGCTGCAATCCAGAAGTTGAAGTAGAGGTACTTGAGGGTCTATGCCCTCCGAAGGATCTTGAAAAACTGGAACTCTGCGGGTACAATGGAGCGAGATACCCTAATTGGATGGTGGGTAGGCAGAACGGTGGCTTAAAGTGCCTGCAAGTACTTAAGCTCTGGAAATGCAGCTTAGGGCCTGCTCCCGTTTTTGAGGTCTTCACTCTACTTCGTGTCCTCTCTCTTTCGGCATGCATCTGGGTGACCTTACCAGATAACATGGTGCGCCTGAAATCACTCGAGGAACTGTCCATTGAATTATGTCAGAATATCCAGTCTCTTCCAGCCCTGCCCCACTCACTCAAGAAACTGTCCATCAAATATTGTAAGAATATTCGGTCTCTTCCAGTACTGCCCCAGTCCCTTGAGGAATTGTCCATCGATTATTGCCCGAATATTCAGTCTCTTCCAGTGCTGCCCCAGGCCCTCACGAAACTGTCCACTGTTGATTGCCCGAATATCCAGTCGCCTCCAGAACTGCTCCGGTCCCTTGAGGAGTTTGAAGTTTGA
- the LOC125540388 gene encoding putative disease resistance protein RGA3 isoform X1 gives MCHTFGRNAPHRLRHRRRRQKSRHTDSSNLLQSLSAVPYLLLPRNRAPISRVSPPTCFGRRFCPSPLPALQPLMADPVTAAAAAIGWGLKAVGWVASPVISDLFKKCSSFVSFDTSEKLRKLEPKIFLLERVMEMMAESPHRVRLQQLFEDLKTAFYEAEDILDDVEYHRLKKEVQDYELTSDGPPSTMDLLKHKVQSLAVSPLTNKETGMSKKQLKRSLEKIEKVINEAHQILEWLNLPTVNKGQPSAANACTTATSPVKVIGRDEDRDKIIEMLHQNASHGKTNMNSSLCYSVVGIHGIAGSGKSTLAQFVFAQEEKDKLAEKDGHFDILLWVHVSQKPSIEAIYRRMFEAIEGYDCELNSLDRLQQELKDILTSKRFFLVLDDVWCNKDVGEQNLPQLLSPFKIGKRGSKILATSRNVDAFSDLGPDVRCANFPISDLGDSMFLELFMYHALGDRHADDGVGSTLWNIGVHIAKKLKRSPLAASTVGGQLRKRKNVEFWRRARDRDLLNETMGALSWSYQHLNEQIRQCFAYCSMFPRGHHFRPNVLLKLWVAEGFIRSTNAGKEMEDVGQDYFDELVSISFLQYGGKESCGEDYYLMHDLMYDLAERIAGHDCFRIEDGWTGEIPPGVRHLFIDTYNGEKLAMKIFQLENLRTLIIKVIKLWTPRDEEVFKNIIMRLQKLRVLNVTFGLTWHVNFLEPIGVKHIRHLTYRIGKSHGLILPRTFKKLHHIQTLDFGNCKRLSLSKDEVGINLVSLRHVGNASILKLVNIARSTSLQELGPYFTVSKERGCNIKHLRDLNQLRGRLRIRGVENVKSSEEALEAKLADKERLTELELCWDCDQESCNPEVEVEVLEGLCPPKDLEKLELCGYNGARYPNWMVGRQNGGLKCLQVLKLWKCSLGPAPVFEVFTLLRVLSLSACIWVTLPDNMVRLKSLEELSIELCQNIQSLPALPHSLKKLSIKYCKNIRSLPVLPQSLEELSIDYCPNIQSLPVLPQALTKLSTVDCPNIQSPPELLRSLEEFEV, from the exons atgtgtcacacttttGGCCGCAATGCACCCCATCGTCTccggcaccgccgccgccgccagaaATCGAGGCACACCGACTCCAGCAACCTCCTCCAGTCCTTGAGCGCCGTCCCCTACCTCCTCCTCCCACGGAATCGAGCCCCCATCAGCCGAGTGTCTCCCCCGACCTGCTTCGGCCGCCGGTTTTGCCCCTCACCGCTTCCGGCCTTG CAGCCTCTAATGGCGGATCCGgtgactgctgctgctgctgccatagGATGGGGCCTGAAAGCCGTAGGCTGGGTCGCCTCGCCGGTCATCTCCGACCTTTTCAAGAAATGCTCCTCCTTCGTCAGCTTTGACACATCGGAGAAGCTGAGAAAACTTGAGCCGAAGATTTTTCTGCTGGAGCGGGTGATGGAGATGATGGCGGAGAGCCCTCACAGGGTTCGTCTCCAGCAGCTGTTCGAGGACCTCAAGACTGCTTTCTACGAAGCTGAAGACATCTTGGATGATGTTGAGTATCATCGCCTCAAGAAGGAGGTCCAAGATTACGAGCTCACCTCAGACGGGCCTCCAAGTACCATGGATTTGCTGAAGCACAAGGTCCAGTCCCTGGCCGTCTCCCCCCTAACAAATAAG GAGACTGGTATGTCCAAAAAGCAATTAAAACGGAGCCTGGAGAAAATAGAAAAGGTTATAAATGAAGCACACCAAATTTTGGAATGGCTGAACTTGCCCACTGTAAATAAGGGACAGCCTAGTGCAGCCAATGCATGTACCACTGCAACTTCCCCAGTAAAGGTAATTGGTCGAGATGAGGATCGTGACAAGATCATAGAAATGCTTCATCAGAATGCCAGTCATGGTAAGACAAACATGAATAGCAGTCTATGTTATTCTGTTGTTGGAATTCATGGCATAGCTGGATCTGGGAAATCAACCCTTGCACAGTTTGTTTTTGCCCAGGAAGAAAAAGACAAGCTAGCCGAAAAAGATGGCCATTTTGACATTCTATTATGGGTTCATGTCTCTCAAAAACCTAGCATCGAGGCCATTTACAGGCGAATGTTTGAGGCAATTGAAGGATATGATTGTGAACTTAATAGTCTTGATAGGCTACAACAAGAACTGAAGGATATCCTGACTAGCAAAAGGTTTTTCTTGGTACTAGATGATGTCTGGTGCAACAAGGATGTTGGCGAGCAGAATCTGCCACAATTACTTTCTCCATTCAAGATTGGAAAGAGAGGAAGCAAGATCCTAGCGACAAGTCGAAATGTAGATGCCTTCTCGGATCTTGGTCCTGATGTGAGATGTGCCAATTTTCCAATTAGTGACTTGGGTGATAGTATGTTCCTTGAGCTATTCATGTACCATGCACTTGGAGATAGGCACGCAGACGATGGAGTTGGGAGCACACTCTGGAATATTGGGGTTCACATTGCAAAAAAGCTTAAGAGGTCACCTCTAGCAGCCAGTACAGTGGGAGGACAACTACGTAAAAGAAAAAATGTTGAGTTTTGGAGAAGAGCTAGAGATCGGGACTTACTGAACGAGACAATGGGAGCTCTATCATGGAGCTACCAGCATCTTAATGAGCAGATTAGACAATGCTTTGCCTACTGTAGTATGTTCCCCAGAGGGCATCATTTCAGACCTAATGTGTTACTTAAGTTGTGGGTGGCAGAAGGGTTTATAAGAAGTACTAATGCAGGTAAGGAAATGGAAGATGTTGGTCAGGATTACTTTGATGAACTTGTGTCAATCTCATTTCTGCAATATGGGGGAAAGGAGTCCTGCGGTGAGGACTACTATTTAATGCATGATCTGATGTATGATTTAGCAGAGAGGATCGCTGGACACGATTGCTTTAGAATTGAGGATGGATGGACAGGAGAAATTCCTCCAGGTGTTCGCCATCTTTTTATTGATACTTATAATGGGGAGAAGCTTGCCATGAAGATTTTTCAACTGGAAAATTTACGCACTCTCATCATTAAAGTTATCAAATTATGGACACCACGTGATGAAGAAGTTTTCAAGAATATAATCATGAGGCTGCAAAAATTGCGGGTACTGAACGTGACTTTTGGTTTGACTTGGCATGTCAATTTCTTAGAACCTATTGGTGTCAAGCATATACGTCACCTTACTTACAGGATCGGCAAATCACATGGTCTCATTTTACCAAGGACCTTTAAAAAACTTCACCACATTCAGACACTTGATTTTGGTAATTGCAAACGTCTTTCGCTCTCCAAAGATGAAGTTGGGATTAATTTGGTTAGCTTGCGGCATGTAGGGAATGCCAGCATTTTGAAGTTGGTGAACATTGCCAGGTCGACATCACTCCAAGAGTTAGGACCATACTTCACAGTAAGTAAGGAAAGAGGTTGCAATATAAAACATCTGAGGGATCTAAACCAGCTTCGTGGCCGTCTGCGCATTAGAGGTGTTGAAAATGTTAAAAGCAGTGAGGAAGCTCTTGAAGCCAAGCTAGCTGATAAGGAGCGACTCACCGAGCTAGAACTATGCTGGGATTGTGATCAGGAGAGCTGCAATCCAGAAGTTGAAGTAGAGGTACTTGAGGGTCTATGCCCTCCGAAGGATCTTGAAAAACTGGAACTCTGCGGGTACAATGGAGCGAGATACCCTAATTGGATGGTGGGTAGGCAGAACGGTGGCTTAAAGTGCCTGCAAGTACTTAAGCTCTGGAAATGCAGCTTAGGGCCTGCTCCCGTTTTTGAGGTCTTCACTCTACTTCGTGTCCTCTCTCTTTCGGCATGCATCTGGGTGACCTTACCAGATAACATGGTGCGCCTGAAATCACTCGAGGAACTGTCCATTGAATTATGTCAGAATATCCAGTCTCTTCCAGCCCTGCCCCACTCACTCAAGAAACTGTCCATCAAATATTGTAAGAATATTCGGTCTCTTCCAGTACTGCCCCAGTCCCTTGAGGAATTGTCCATCGATTATTGCCCGAATATTCAGTCTCTTCCAGTGCTGCCCCAGGCCCTCACGAAACTGTCCACTGTTGATTGCCCGAATATCCAGTCGCCTCCAGAACTGCTCCGGTCCCTTGAGGAGTTTGAAGTTTGA
- the LOC125538459 gene encoding probable receptor-like protein kinase At5g18500: MATHKLIVEVASAQDLFPKYGKGSVSAYVKLKFGGQRFCTTVKLKDLNPVWNERFCFHLFDPSHLPELSLEACSRSLLGKVRIARTSFVPFSDAVVIPYQLDKRQMFSCVKGTLALKSSRPPSIPLQHLKEITNNFSEDRILGHGGVGVVYKDILHNGEMIVVKKIVLSLMPSPQKQFENEVYHLMIVKNPNVVRCIGYCYEIKNACLEYNGKYVFAEKAERLLCLEYLPKGSLDKYLSDESSGLEWSTCYKIIMGICNGLRHLHEQNDKPIVHLDLKPANIMLDDSMLWSQKFIDFGVSRLLDKEQTICTSSRDGTLGYMAPEFLHSGAITRKSDIFSLGVIILEIITGRRDYVDVTPNSSY; this comes from the exons ATGGcgacacacaagttgatcgtgGAGGTGGCAAGTGCTCAAGATTTGTTTCCTAAGTACGGGAAAGGTTCTGTGAGTGCCTATGTCAAGCTTAAATTTGGTGGTCAGCGTTTTTGCACGACTGTCAAGCTGAAGGATCTAAACCCAGTGTGGAACGAGCGCTTCTGCTTTCACTTGTTTGATCCGTCGCATCTTCCCGAGCTTTCTCTTGAAGCAT GCTCCAGGTCCTTGCTTGGCAAGGTTAGAATTGCTCGGACCTCATTCGTGCCCTTCTCGGATGCTGTTGTTATTCCTTATCAACTGGATAAGCGCCAGATGTTCTCGTGTGTCAAAGGGACATTGGCTCTCAAA AGTTCAAGACCACCTAGTATACCACTGCAACATTTGAAAGAAATCACAAATAACTTCTCTGAAGATCGAATACTTGGACATGGTGGTGTTGGTGTGGTATATAAGGATA TACTGCATAATGGGGAAATGATTGTTGTGAAGAAGATTGTATTGTCATTAATGCCGAGCCCACAGAAGCAATTTGAGAATGAAGTTTATCATCTTATGATCGTTAAGAACCCCAATGTAGTGCGATGTATAGGCTACTGCTACGAAATAAAGAATGCGTGTTTGGAGTACAATGGAAAATATGTTTTTGCAGAGAAAGCGGAAAGGCTGCTTTGCTTGGAGTATCTGCCCAAAGGAAGCCTCGACAAGTATCTATCAG ATGAATCTTCTGGACTTGAATGGAGCACATGTTACAAAATAATCATGGGGATTTGCAATGGTTTACGTCACCTTCATGAGCAAAATGATAAACCTATTGTACACTTGGACCTAAAACCTGCCAACATAATGCTCGATGACAGTATGT TATGGAGCCAAAAATTTATAGACTTCGGTGTATCAAGACTTCTTGACAAAGAACAAACTATTTGCACTTCATCTCGTGATGGAACACT CGGTTACATGGCGCCAGAATTCCTACATAGCGGTGCAATTACACGAAAGTCAGACATATTTAGTTTGGGTGTAATAATCTTGGAGATAATAACGGGACGGAGGGATTACGTGGATGTtactccaaattcttcatattaa